The Nostoc sp. NIES-3756 DNA window TCGCCCCCCTACCCAACCTCGGCTTAATCATCCTTGACGAAGAACACGACAGCAGTTTCAAGCAAGACTCTCCCATCCCCACCTACAACGCCCGCACCGTCGCCCAATGGCGTGCAGAACTAGAAAACTGTCCCTTAGTTTTAGGTTCCGCCACCCCATCGTTAGAGACTTGGGTGAGTGTGAGGAGGCAGGAGGCAGAAGAGGCAAGGGAGCAGGGAGAGGGGAGCTTTCAGGCAAGGGAGCAGGGAGCAGGGAGCAAGGGAGAGGGACTTCCCCTTGTCCCTCCGCACCCTGCCCCAATTTCTCTTATTTCCCTCCTGCCCCCTGCCCCCTGCCCCCCTGCTTCTTTCTCTCCCCCACTCCCCACCCACTACTCTCCCCTCCCTGAACGCATCAACTCCCGCCCCCTACCGCCAGTGGAAATAGTAGATATGCGGCAAGAGTTGCAGGAGGGAAATCGTTCTATATTTAGTCGTTCCCTGCAAGAAGCTTTACAACAACTGCAACAAACAGGACAACAGGGAATTTTATTTATCCATCGCCGGGGACATAGTACCTTTGTGTCTTGTCGCAGTTGTGGGTATGTAATGGAGTGTCCCCACTGTGATGTGTCCCTAGCGTATCACCAGACAGAGGAAGGAGCGCCGCAATTATTGCGCTGTCATTACTGTAATTATGTGGCTGTACATCCTAAACACTGCCCAGAATGTAGTTCACCTTATCTTAAATTCTTTGGTAGTGGGACTCAACGTGTTGCCCAAGAGTTAAGCCGACAGTTTCCAGGGTTGAAATACATCCGCTTTGATAGCGATACCACCCGCAACAAAGGCGCACATCGTACTCTACTAACTCAATTTGCCAATGGGGAAGCGAATTTATTGGTAGGTACACAAATGCTGACTAAGGGTTTAGACTTACCACAGGTGACATTAGTAGGTGTAGTAGCTGCCGATGGACTGTTGAACTTATCAGATTATCGCGCCAGTGAACGGGCATTTCAAACCTTGACTCAAGTTGCAGGTAGGGCTGGTAGAGGTGATGATCCCGGCAGGGTAATTATGCAAACCTATACCCCAGAACATCCGGTAATTGAAGCAGTCAAGTATCACGACTATCAATCTTTTGTACAGGCTGAATTAGAACAACGGCAAGTTCTCAATTACCCACCTTATGGCAGGTTGATATTATTGCGACTGAGTAGCCTTGATCCTATTCAAGTACAGAATACAGCCAGTGCGATCGCCACAGTCTTAAGCGACAACCCAGGATTTGAAATTTTAGGTCCAGCACCAGCTAGTGTTATGAGGGTAGCAAACCGTTATCGCTGGCAGATATTGTTAAAATTTGCCCCTGACGCTTTGCCATATTTACCAGACTGGGACGAAGTACGTTTACTTTGTGCCGATGGTGTCACATTAACAATAGATGTAGACCCTTTAAATATTATGTGATTAAGGGGAGTGAGGGGAGACGCAGGGGGGAAAATAAACAACTGTCAACTGTCAACTGCTATCATAGCCAGCGATCGCCAAAAACCAAAAATCCACACAATAGTATTAGCCCAAGTGCGGATAAAATCGTGTTAGTACGCTCGACTCTAGACAAAATTTCTTGGTAAGAAAGCTGGTAATTTTGCACGAGGAAGAATGCTGGTGGACTGAGTAGGAAGGGTAAGAGGCGACTGAGTACAAGCTTGAAAAAAAACTTGATACTCCATAGCTGAGTGCGGAAGGGGTCTTGGCCGTATTGCCAGGGAAAAGCAATTTGCACAAGTCTGATTAAAGCTTTGCTATCAGCAACCCGCAAGGACTCATATAAAGGTAGTGCTTGTGAGATGTCATCATTAGTCTGAGAAAGTGCTTCATTCAAGACACAAACATCTTCTAACGCTGCATTTACCCCCTGTCCAATGTCTGGGGGGAAGCAATGAATAGTATCACCTAACAGCACTACCCCAATAGCTGAAGCATCTTTACTCTCTGGCTTGTGTCTCAGTAAAAATTGCAACTCTGAACAGTACTGAGGTTTGGGAAAATAACCGCCTTCACTCTTAGCAAAACGGTCTGCTTCTGCCGGCGATAAGATTTTACGTAGAGGCAATTGAGGAAAAGATTTCTCAAAGAAACTGTAAATTGCCTCACCATCTTTTAAATTCCACACCTCATGGTCTGGTTTAGTAATGACATTTGCTGTCCGTGCTTCCTCTGGGTCTTTTACGGGTAATAAACCCAGACGTAAATAACGCTGAGGATGACGCAAGGCTCCCAAAACAACATAAGCCATTTCACTAACAGCGTATTCTTCGCCCTTGTCGTCCAAAGGTGGCTTCGGTGGTAAGCTTAAAACTTT harbors:
- a CDS encoding FAD-dependent oxidoreductase, with amino-acid sequence MCAKQLFVTDEPKGNHQSVLIVGGGPAGLATALMLAKRGWTDITVLEQRSTADYYEPDKSFNYLIDGRGQKFTDYLGITSKLSKIGVSTQDFYLTRIAPDGSRTSSKLPIIDPKRKTSYWITRKAFVRMLYQEVEQNWQNSIKVLFNAKCVEINKILINHDEDKLDIIAEVGKDNFIKFAPSLLVGCDGLRSVVRNTLAEWDTAGLNKFQMQLFPCDSAGLRYKVLSLPPKPPLDDKGEEYAVSEMAYVVLGALRHPQRYLRLGLLPVKDPEEARTANVITKPDHEVWNLKDGEAIYSFFEKSFPQLPLRKILSPAEADRFAKSEGGYFPKPQYCSELQFLLRHKPESKDASAIGVVLLGDTIHCFPPDIGQGVNAALEDVCVLNEALSQTNDDISQALPLYESLRVADSKALIRLVQIAFPWQYGQDPFRTQLWSIKFFFKLVLSRLLPFLLSPPAFFLVQNYQLSYQEILSRVERTNTILSALGLILLCGFLVFGDRWL
- the priA gene encoding primosomal protein N', yielding MYINDNNSLGLLVNENQDLYRAATNINQYVEVLVDCPGNSGLFTYRIPNQLEIKPGDILSVPFGSQQLGAIAIRLSAQPNIDIAPEKIREVEDVVTSGFFATTYWELLNRVAAYYYTPLIQVIRVALPPGLLGRSQRRVRLIKRQNEQLSVPFLSPPAQQILKLLQAQGAGDYSFTYLQQKVKSTYRGVRELLRIGLVESYLEPPRTTRPKLQKAVILINTIDRDLTTRQREILDVLRRSGGELWHSELLQICSTSSSTLKTMEQKGYIAIEEREILRKEQAQVLDLDTPKSLNIAQSNALATIQNLNGFAQVLLHGVTGSGKTEVYLQAIAPLLAQGKSALVLVPEIGLTPQLTDRFRARFGNNKISVYHSALSDGERYDTWRQMLTGDPQIVIGTRSAIFAPLPNLGLIILDEEHDSSFKQDSPIPTYNARTVAQWRAELENCPLVLGSATPSLETWVSVRRQEAEEAREQGEGSFQAREQGAGSKGEGLPLVPPHPAPISLISLLPPAPCPPASFSPPLPTHYSPLPERINSRPLPPVEIVDMRQELQEGNRSIFSRSLQEALQQLQQTGQQGILFIHRRGHSTFVSCRSCGYVMECPHCDVSLAYHQTEEGAPQLLRCHYCNYVAVHPKHCPECSSPYLKFFGSGTQRVAQELSRQFPGLKYIRFDSDTTRNKGAHRTLLTQFANGEANLLVGTQMLTKGLDLPQVTLVGVVAADGLLNLSDYRASERAFQTLTQVAGRAGRGDDPGRVIMQTYTPEHPVIEAVKYHDYQSFVQAELEQRQVLNYPPYGRLILLRLSSLDPIQVQNTASAIATVLSDNPGFEILGPAPASVMRVANRYRWQILLKFAPDALPYLPDWDEVRLLCADGVTLTIDVDPLNIM